From Hippoglossus stenolepis isolate QCI-W04-F060 chromosome 6, HSTE1.2, whole genome shotgun sequence, a single genomic window includes:
- the LOC118111179 gene encoding urotensin-2-like — protein sequence MKCNHLLSWAFLLAASGPTLGHPITESAEMPYPGPASLEDRGVASLDDLSLSEQNYPPQDGPGLRYATIISGEINRDGVRTTGLFPRGMRREVLLEKQSLLNPFSHVFGIRKQFRKRAGNTECFWKYCV from the exons ATGAAGTGTAACCATCTCCTGTCCTGGGCCTTCCTGCTCGCCGCCTCCGGCCCGACGCTGGGCCACCCCATCACAGAATCGGCTGAGATGCCCTATCCAGGACCTG CATCGTTAGAGGACCGAGGAGTCGCCTCCCTggatgatctctctctctccgagcAGAACTACCCCCCTCAGGACGGACCTGGTCTCAGATACGCCACCATCATATCTGGGGAGATCAACAGAGACg GTGTGAGAACAACAGGCCTGTTTCCCAGAGGGATGAGAAGAGAG GTTCTACTGGAGAAACAAAGTCTCCTGAATCCCTTCAGCCACGTGTTCGGGATCCGGAAGCAGTTCAGGAAGAGAGCGGGGAACACTGAGTGTTTCTGGAAATACTGTGTGTAA